Genomic window (Arthrobacter sp. StoSoilA2):
CGGCGCTATCACCGATGCCAAGCTCAACTAGGAGACGTACTCCCCTCATGCAAACCATTAGCCACAGAAGCATGGGCTTTGCCCCCGAAACCCGCGAAACCCGCGCAACCCGTCAAACCCACGAAACCCGTCAAACAGCAGACACCCTGCTGTTCATGCATGAAGATTTCGAGGTGCTCTGAGCCATGGACGGAAAACTCGCCGTCATCGGCCTGGGCAGCATCGGAAGCATGGCACTCTGGCAGGCCTCGCGCCTTTCCGATTCCGTGGCCGGCTTCGAAACACACACCCCCGCCCATGGACGCAGCGCCGTAGGCGGGGACACCCGGCTGTTCCGCATGATCTACCGCGGCAGCCCCGCGCTCTATCCCATCCTGGAGCGCTCACGGGATCTCTGGGCGGAACTCGAGGCAGAAACGGGACAGGACATCCTCACCCGCTGTGGCGGGCTCTCCATCGGCACCACCGATGGGCCATACCTCCGCAGCGTTCTGGAGACTACCCGGATCAATGGGGCTGCCCACCGGATCCTGAACCGTGAGGAAATGGCCGAACGCTACCCCCAGCACAACCTCCGTGCTGACGACTCCGCGGTGTTCGACCCGAACGCCGGCGTCCTGCGGACTGACCGGGCGGTAACGGCAGCGATTGCAGCTGCACAGGCCAACGGGGCAACGGTCCTTGCCAACACTCCTGTAACCAGCATCCGGGAAACGAACGACGGCGTTGTGGTCACCTCCGGGGACACCTCCTGGACCTTCGAGAACGTCATCGTCGCCTCCGGGGGTTGGTCCCGGCGGCTCATGCCTGATGACCTGAAGGCGCACACCGAAACCCGCAGGGTTTTCCTGAGCTGGTTCGTTGCCCGCGACGCAGCGCAGTTCACCCCGGAGAAGTTCCCCACCTTCAGCCGGATGTACGAGGACCGCTCCATGTACGGGGCACCCGCCGTTGACGGCGTTACCGTCAAAGCCACCCTGGACGGCCGGGGCACGGTGACAACGGACCCCGATGCTTTCCCCAGGGAACTCTCAACAGCCGAAATTGCCGACACGTTGGAAACCGTCACCGAGTTCCTGCCCGGCCTGGTTCCCAGCATCGTCCGCTCCGATGCCTTCCCGGACCTCTACAGCGAGGACCGCAATCCACTGGTGGGCTGGCTAGGTGGGTCAAGCAGAATCTACTGCGCCACAGGCTTCTCCGGAGGCGGCTTCAAGAATGCCACCGGCTTCGGCCACATCGCCGCGTACGAGGCGCTCGGTAAACAGTCGCTCGACGGCCTGGAATTCGTTCGCCCGGAACGGTTCAGGACGAGCTAAGCCGGTATAATCGACAATCGACAAGGGAGGCGGAAAATGGACCGCAAGTTCACGTGGCAGGAACAGCGGATGACGACGCCGGACGGTGTCTACCGCGTTCTCCGCACCGCCATCCTGAACGGAACTGTGCCGCCCGGTGAACAACTGCGCGAGACGCATATCGCCGCAGACCTCGGTATCAGTCGATCCCCGCTCCGTGAAGCGCTGACAAAGCTCGAGGAAGAAGGGCTGGTAGTCAAGGTCCCATTCCGGGGGTCCTTCGTCGTAGAAGTCAGCGCTCGTGACGTCGCAGAAATTGCATCGATCCGGGTACTCGTCGAGCCCTATGCTGCGGAGCTCTCAGCCCCCACCCTGCGGGGTCCCGAGCGGCTCCGGCTCAAGCAGACCATCGAGGAACTGTACCGGGCCACCGACACCAATGACATCCCCGGCAGCATTGACGCCCACCTTCGTTTCCACAGGCTCTTCTACGAATTTTCGGGGAATACCGCCCTGCAAAACATGTGGAACGGGTGGGAGAACAAGCTGCGCCTGTACCTGGCGGTCGATCACCGTACCTACAGCGACCTCCACGAAATCGCTGTTGAGCATGAGAAATTGGCTGAACTGGCGCTGGCCGGAGACTTCGATGCCTTCCGCCAGGAAATGGTCAGTCAATTCCAGAATGCCCTCCACGAAGAGCCCCTACAGCAGAAGTAAGCGGGGCAGACGTAAACCGGCTTTCCGCGACGCTGGCCCGGCCTTAGTCCACGAACTCCGACTGCGTCTCAATGAAGTCCCAATCCTGCACCGTCAGCACCCCACTGACTTTGTCCGGATGAGGGCCGCCGGCCTCGGCAATATGCTGCAGGACCTGCAACGGAAGTTCCTCGGCACGCAGGTTTTCGCGTAGCCACTCCTTGCTGTCCAAGTGCAGGTCCAGCCACCACATGAAGATTTCCATCACAGACCACCTTCCTTCGGATTAACCGTAGGCCGGGGCCGGGTTGTCTACAAGGGCTGCCCGTCTGCAGGTGTCGCTGCATAAGTGCAGGGCTTTCAGGGTCTTGTGGGGAATCCGGCGAAGGGCCAATCTGTACCTAGGACGCTGGCGCACAGGTTTCAAGAGTCCGTGCCGACGCCCGCTCGCACAAGGGATCAGCGATGGACTGTGACATCGAGCTGGAGATCGATACCGGCTCTGCACGCGGCGAATACACGGTGCACGTGGTCCGCGCTCCGGCGGGAGGCCACGCTTCGGGGATGTTCACCTTGGACGTTGAGGGCATCCTGGACCGGCTGCCCCAACTTGAAGCGACCGTTCTTGCCTCCGCGGTGGCTGCGCGCCGCACCATGCCCGTGGCCGAGATGGCAGTCCGCGAAGTTGGCCAGCAGTTGTTCCAGGCGTTGTTCACCCGCGAGGTCTACGGCACGTACCGGGCCAGCCTGGGCGCGGCCCAACACGCAGGGCAGCAACTCAGGGTGGTCTTGCGGCTTGCCGCCCCGGAATTGGCTACCATGCCGTGGGAGACCCTCTTCGACCCCGAAACCGAGACGTACTTGTGCCAAACAGAACCCCTGTTGCGGCATATCCCTGCCCCTGACTACAACCAGAATCCCTTGGACGTTGCTCCCCCGCTGCGGATCCTTGGCATCGTCGCGTCGCCACGGGACCTTCCTACCCTCGATGTCGATGCCGAGAAGGACCACCTGAGCAGGGCGTTGGCCGGTCCTGTAGCCGAGGGACGGGTGGAGCTGGTGTGGTCCAGGAGCGGAACATGGGACGACGTCCAGTCCATGCTGCTTGCCGGCCCGTGGCATGTGGTCCATTTTGTGGGCCACGGCGATTACGATTCCCGGACCGATGAAGGCAGGATCGCCTTGGTGGGGCCGGATGGCAGGGCCGCGATGGTCCGGGCGGTGCGGCTCATGGCCTTGCTCAGTGTTGCTGCGCCGCGCCCGCGGCTGGTTGTGTTGAACTCGTGTTCCTCAGGCGAGATGGGCCAATCGGACCTCTTTTCCGGCACCGCTTCCTCGTTGGTCAGGAGCGGGATAGGCGCCGTGGCGGCAATGCAATTCGCCATCAGTGACTCCGCGGCCATCGCCTTCGCCCATGGCTTCTACGCTGCGATCGCCAACGGCCGGACTGTGGACGAGGCGGCACGGGTCGGCAGGATCTCGGTCATGGCCAGCCCGGACGGCACACTCGAATGGGTCACCCCTGCCCTCTACGTCCGCGGCGGTTCCACCCAACTCTTTACGCTGCGGGGCACACCACGCTCAGCGGTTTCGGAAGCACGTTCGACGCCGGCACCCACCTCGGGCGGGCAGGCCGGCCAAGCTGGGGTCCCGACGCCGGCACCCACCTCGGGCGGGCAAGCGTCAGTCCCGCTGCAGGCCCCGGGAAGCTCGGGCGCGGGAGACGGCGCTGCCGCGAAGGCGGCACAAATCAACGCCGACCAGGCCATGAAGCGAGCCCAATTACGTGCCCTTTATGTCCAGGCCTCCGCGGAGTTAAGGGCACGGCGTTTCGAGCAAGCCGTTGAATTGTTTGATGATCTCCTGACCTTGGAGCCCGGCTACCGTGACGCCACGGCGCTAAGGGAGAGCGCGCAGCACCGGCTGGACATGTCCCGCACATACCGTGAAGCACTCGCCGCTGAAGAGGCAGGCGATTGGCTGGCCGCGGCGGACGGCTTTGCCCTGGTGCAGGAAGATCCGGAATTCCCCGAAGCAGCAAGGCGTCGTCAGGACTGCGAGCGCCGTCAGCGCATCTCCGATCTCCAGGGCGAACTCCGCTACCACTCGTCTTTGGGCTCGTGGGGAGCCGTGGTGGATGTATCAGCTGAACTTGCGACGCTCGATCCGGCCGCGGCCGACCCCGACGGACTTGCGAGCGCTGCAAGGGCCGAGATCGAGAAGTCGAAGCCACCAGAACCGGAGCCTGCAAAGCAGCCGTCCCCGGAAAGAGGTTCATATACGGCTGCGGACCTGCCTCCAGAACCCCGGCGGTCAGAGCCCCGGCGGCCAGAACCTCAGCGGCCAATGGCGACCCCCGCAACGCGGATCCCGGCACCCACCCAGGTCCCGGCGTCGGGCATTCCATCCGCGAAACCGCCGCAACCAGCACTCGCCTGGACACCGCTCGCGTGGGCCGGTGCCGCCTTAGCGGTGGCTGGTGGCTTGGGGACGTGCATCGTGGTGTTCTTCATGTGGTTCGACGAGGCTTACTGGCAGGACAACGGCGGCGACATCGTGCTCCGGATCCTGTACGGCCTGCTGGCACCACTCGGTTATCTGCTGCTCATGGTCGCCGGGCTGCCTGGACGGACCGTACCAGCGCGTCTTGCGATGACCGGCGTCGTGCTTTCCGCTGCGATCTTTGGGCTCGCCGGCTTGAACTACACGGTGGAAGTGACCGCGGTCGTGGCCAGTTTTATCCTTGCCACCTTCGGACTTTGGGCGGGCATCCTGGCCCTAAAGGACCCGGTCGGGCGGACGTTTGCGTGGCTCCTCCTGCTGCCCACTGTGTTGCAACCGATCATCTGGATCCAAGGGAAAGGCGTGTTCATGGAGAGCTGGTACATGTCGCAGGCGCTGCCGTTGCTGCTGCATTTGATGCTTCTTTGCGCGGTGGGCGTGGTGTTCGTCGTGATGGCACGGCGGCTGCGGACCGTCCCTGAAGCAGGACCTGCAGCGGGACCTGAAGCGGGGCCTGCTGCCAAGGCGGGAACGTCGCCGTGAGCCGGCTGGTTGAGTTCACCACCGACGACGGCGGCACGGTAGTTGTGGAGGTCGCGAGCACGGCCGGGAGCATCGTGACCCGGGGTGGCGATCATGCGGGGGATCATTCCGGGGTTTTCGCGAGGGCGCAGCAGACGTTCCAGCGGGCCCTGGAGCATGTCCGACCCGCCGTACAGGGCGTGATTGATGAGCTTTTGAGCCTGGAGAACCGGCCTGACGAGGTCAGCGTGGAGTTCGGCATAGACCTCCACGCCGAGGCCGGGGCGTTCATTGCGTCCGCCAGCACTGCATCCAATTTCAAGGTGCGGCTGACGTGGAACAAACCGCCCCAAACCAACTAGGTCGGTGAGCAGACAGCCTGTTCAAGGACTGCTCGCGGCGCAACAATAAGGTATGGCTGCGGAGAATTTCAGCGGACGGATTCCTTTGGTTGTGGGCGTCCTGCCCGACCAGCATGTGGAGGTGCTGCAAACGGCCCGGACGCTGGCAGAACAACTCGGCGTGCCGCTGGTTTGTGCGTACGTGGACGAGGCCAGCTACCTCGTGGAATGGGACCCTGCGCGGGAGACACACCGAATGTCGCTTCATCCGGAGAAGGATGACGAGGACGTCGCAGCTGTTCGCAGTGACCTGGGCAAGCTCATCGGCGAGGCCATGGATGGCGGCTCAGCGGATTGGACTTTGCGGTTGCTCGCCGGAGACCCCGCACGCGCATTGGGCCGGCTCGCCGAGGATATCCATGCCTCGATGATCATTGTTGGAACGCCGGAACCTGGCTTGGGCCACCGCATTTCCGAGGCTTTGAACGGCTCTGTGGCGGCATGGCTGAGCCACCACCAACGCCGGCCCGTGCTGATTGTGCCGCAGAGAAAGCCCCAGGAAGCTGGCCGTAAAAACTAAAGCGAAAGTACTTATTCGAGGTGGTGGCAATGCCGTCGCGCCCAACGTAGAGTGATTACTGCAGGACGGCGAAAGCACCTGCTCAAAGACCGCTCCGGAGTGCGTATCCCCCAATAACGCACTCCGGAGCTCTTTGTTTAACACTCAGAGGTGGCCGCAGCTACCTCATGAAGCAGCTACCTCATAAAGCAGCTACCTCACGAACGTGTACAGCAGCGCCGCCATAGCGAAGCCCACGATGGACAACACCGTTTCGAGAACCGTCCAGGTCTTCAGGGTGTCCTTGACGGACATGTTGAAGTACTTGGAGATGATCCAGAAGCCGCCGTCATTGACGTGGCTGGCAATGATGGAGCCGGAGGAGATGGCCACCACGATCAGGGCGAGCTGCGGCTGGGAGTAACCGGAGGCAAGGCTTGGGGCCAGGATGCCACCGGTGGTTACGATCGCCACGGTTGCCGAGCCCTGCGCAATGCGCATGCCCGCGCTGATCACGAAGGCGGAGAGGATGATGGGCAGGCCAGCCTGGGCGAGCGAGTCGGCCACAGCCTTTCCTACACCGGTAGCCGAGAGAACTGCGCCGAAGAAGGCACCGGCGCCAACAACCAGCAGGATCATGCCCACTGGACGCAGCGAGGAGCCGGTGATTTCGCTGAGTTCGGCGGAGCTCATGCCGCGTCGGATGCCCAGGAGCCACATGGCCAGCAGCACTGCGACGGTCAGCGCGATGGCCGGGTTGCCGAAGAACTGCAGGACGTCCCGGAATACACCGGGAGGAGCGAAGATGTTGCCGAACGTGCCGCCGAGGATGAGGATCATG
Coding sequences:
- a CDS encoding FAD-dependent oxidoreductase — protein: MDGKLAVIGLGSIGSMALWQASRLSDSVAGFETHTPAHGRSAVGGDTRLFRMIYRGSPALYPILERSRDLWAELEAETGQDILTRCGGLSIGTTDGPYLRSVLETTRINGAAHRILNREEMAERYPQHNLRADDSAVFDPNAGVLRTDRAVTAAIAAAQANGATVLANTPVTSIRETNDGVVVTSGDTSWTFENVIVASGGWSRRLMPDDLKAHTETRRVFLSWFVARDAAQFTPEKFPTFSRMYEDRSMYGAPAVDGVTVKATLDGRGTVTTDPDAFPRELSTAEIADTLETVTEFLPGLVPSIVRSDAFPDLYSEDRNPLVGWLGGSSRIYCATGFSGGGFKNATGFGHIAAYEALGKQSLDGLEFVRPERFRTS
- a CDS encoding GntR family transcriptional regulator — its product is MDRKFTWQEQRMTTPDGVYRVLRTAILNGTVPPGEQLRETHIAADLGISRSPLREALTKLEEEGLVVKVPFRGSFVVEVSARDVAEIASIRVLVEPYAAELSAPTLRGPERLRLKQTIEELYRATDTNDIPGSIDAHLRFHRLFYEFSGNTALQNMWNGWENKLRLYLAVDHRTYSDLHEIAVEHEKLAELALAGDFDAFRQEMVSQFQNALHEEPLQQK
- a CDS encoding CHAT domain-containing protein, with product MDCDIELEIDTGSARGEYTVHVVRAPAGGHASGMFTLDVEGILDRLPQLEATVLASAVAARRTMPVAEMAVREVGQQLFQALFTREVYGTYRASLGAAQHAGQQLRVVLRLAAPELATMPWETLFDPETETYLCQTEPLLRHIPAPDYNQNPLDVAPPLRILGIVASPRDLPTLDVDAEKDHLSRALAGPVAEGRVELVWSRSGTWDDVQSMLLAGPWHVVHFVGHGDYDSRTDEGRIALVGPDGRAAMVRAVRLMALLSVAAPRPRLVVLNSCSSGEMGQSDLFSGTASSLVRSGIGAVAAMQFAISDSAAIAFAHGFYAAIANGRTVDEAARVGRISVMASPDGTLEWVTPALYVRGGSTQLFTLRGTPRSAVSEARSTPAPTSGGQAGQAGVPTPAPTSGGQASVPLQAPGSSGAGDGAAAKAAQINADQAMKRAQLRALYVQASAELRARRFEQAVELFDDLLTLEPGYRDATALRESAQHRLDMSRTYREALAAEEAGDWLAAADGFALVQEDPEFPEAARRRQDCERRQRISDLQGELRYHSSLGSWGAVVDVSAELATLDPAAADPDGLASAARAEIEKSKPPEPEPAKQPSPERGSYTAADLPPEPRRSEPRRPEPQRPMATPATRIPAPTQVPASGIPSAKPPQPALAWTPLAWAGAALAVAGGLGTCIVVFFMWFDEAYWQDNGGDIVLRILYGLLAPLGYLLLMVAGLPGRTVPARLAMTGVVLSAAIFGLAGLNYTVEVTAVVASFILATFGLWAGILALKDPVGRTFAWLLLLPTVLQPIIWIQGKGVFMESWYMSQALPLLLHLMLLCAVGVVFVVMARRLRTVPEAGPAAGPEAGPAAKAGTSP
- a CDS encoding CU044_2847 family protein is translated as MSRLVEFTTDDGGTVVVEVASTAGSIVTRGGDHAGDHSGVFARAQQTFQRALEHVRPAVQGVIDELLSLENRPDEVSVEFGIDLHAEAGAFIASASTASNFKVRLTWNKPPQTN
- a CDS encoding universal stress protein — encoded protein: MAAENFSGRIPLVVGVLPDQHVEVLQTARTLAEQLGVPLVCAYVDEASYLVEWDPARETHRMSLHPEKDDEDVAAVRSDLGKLIGEAMDGGSADWTLRLLAGDPARALGRLAEDIHASMIIVGTPEPGLGHRISEALNGSVAAWLSHHQRRPVLIVPQRKPQEAGRKN